A single genomic interval of Rhizobium leguminosarum bv. trifolii WSM1325 harbors:
- a CDS encoding tRNA pseudouridine synthase B (TIGRFAM: tRNA pseudouridine synthase B~PFAM: pseudouridylate synthase TruB domain protein~KEGG: rec:RHECIAT_CH0000151 tRNA pseudouridine synthase B protein), whose amino-acid sequence MSKPRKPKGRPISGWLILDKPVDFGSTEAVSKIKWLYKAEKAGHAGTLDPLASGMLPIALGDATKTVPYVMDGRKIYEFTVSWGEERATDDLEGEVTESSDKRPSEQQIRDILPGYIGTISQVPPQFSAIKIAGERAYDLAREGETVEIPSREVDIFRLTLIACPDADSAHFEVECGKGTYVRALARDFGRELGCYGHVSGLRRTFVAPFAEEAMVPLADLVALEAIEDMDERLAALDALLINTCEALSSLPHLVINDDQAHRLKMGNPILVRGRDAPVAESEAYATARGKLIAIGEIGQGEFRPKRVFA is encoded by the coding sequence ATGTCCAAACCACGCAAACCCAAAGGCCGGCCGATTTCCGGCTGGCTGATCCTCGACAAGCCGGTGGATTTCGGCTCGACGGAAGCCGTCTCCAAGATCAAGTGGCTCTATAAGGCTGAGAAGGCCGGTCATGCCGGCACGCTCGATCCGCTCGCCTCCGGCATGCTGCCGATCGCGCTTGGCGACGCGACGAAGACCGTCCCCTACGTGATGGACGGCCGCAAGATCTATGAATTCACGGTGAGCTGGGGCGAGGAGCGGGCGACCGACGATCTCGAGGGCGAAGTGACGGAGAGTTCGGACAAACGCCCGAGCGAACAGCAGATCCGCGACATCCTGCCTGGATATATCGGTACCATCAGCCAGGTGCCGCCGCAGTTTTCCGCTATCAAGATCGCAGGTGAACGCGCCTATGATCTGGCGCGCGAAGGCGAAACCGTCGAAATCCCCTCGCGTGAGGTCGATATCTTCCGGCTGACCTTGATTGCCTGCCCGGACGCCGATAGCGCGCATTTCGAAGTGGAATGCGGCAAGGGTACCTATGTCAGGGCGCTGGCGCGCGATTTCGGGCGCGAGCTCGGCTGCTACGGCCATGTGTCCGGGCTGCGGCGCACCTTCGTCGCGCCTTTCGCGGAAGAGGCCATGGTGCCGCTCGCTGATCTCGTGGCGCTGGAGGCGATCGAGGATATGGACGAGCGCCTGGCGGCCCTCGACGCGCTGCTCATCAACACCTGCGAAGCGCTATCCTCCCTGCCCCATCTGGTCATCAATGACGACCAGGCGCACCGGCTGAAGATGGGCAACCCGATCCTGGTGCGTGGCCGCGATGCGCCGGTTGCCGAAAGCGAAGCCTATGCGACGGCCCGCGGCAAGCTGATCGCGATCGGCGAGATCGGCCAGGGCGAGTTTCGCCCGAAGCGGGTTTTCG